A single window of Paenibacillus sp. SYP-B4298 DNA harbors:
- a CDS encoding chemotaxis protein CheA has translation MKDFNTESLLEMYLFESEQLIGELETVILACERSRSFSSDSIAEIFRNMHTLKGSAAMMQYMSIASVAHGIEDLFYCLRERAAAIPDFDALLELILNGLDFIRLETLKIRLGDPADGDAQELAASIQSYLARLNEAKQEVLYDVIVTFEENCHMENIRAYNVLIKLGEAGFIVVSHEPSDILENERTEDVIRKQGFKLVIQSSRPQQDLADYLRSMAYVREVKLGAKTQILESAVAAEQPHEKRENVQQSMISVHVGKLDQLMNLVGELVIAEAMVTQHEELKGLSDHFQKSAVHLRKITGELQDIIMSIRMVPLATTFHKMHRVVRDMSKKLEKEVDIQIIGEETEVDKHIIEHISDPLMHLVRNAIDHGIEPREERLAADKPACGTLTLEASNAGNDVIISVMDDGRGLDKDKIWRRAVQQGLVSGEQGAVSDRDLYNLVFLPGFSTKESVTEFSGRGVGMDVAFKNIEMVGGTIIVDSVKGEGTSISLKIPLTLAIIDGMNIRVGPSRYTVPITAIQESFKPKQEALLKDTDGNEMIMVRGECYPIMRLSSLLNKDCDGVNLTDGVLVVVEQDGRRLCLLVDELLGQQQVVVKSLPAYIRNMKRIEGLAGCTLLGDGNISLILDVAALIGPAVRSLEG, from the coding sequence ATGAAAGATTTCAATACGGAATCACTGCTGGAAATGTACTTATTTGAATCGGAGCAGTTGATTGGGGAATTGGAGACCGTCATTCTGGCTTGTGAGCGCAGCCGCAGCTTCAGCTCGGACTCAATTGCCGAAATATTCAGAAATATGCATACACTGAAAGGGTCAGCCGCGATGATGCAATATATGAGCATCGCAAGCGTTGCGCATGGCATAGAGGATTTATTCTATTGCCTGCGAGAGCGTGCTGCCGCCATCCCGGACTTTGATGCGCTGCTGGAGCTCATCTTGAACGGGCTTGATTTTATCAGGCTGGAGACGCTCAAGATTCGTCTAGGCGATCCGGCGGATGGGGATGCTCAGGAGCTGGCCGCTTCGATTCAGAGCTACCTTGCGCGTCTAAACGAGGCGAAGCAGGAAGTTCTGTACGACGTCATCGTGACATTCGAAGAGAATTGCCATATGGAGAATATTCGTGCGTATAACGTCCTTATCAAGCTGGGGGAAGCCGGCTTTATAGTCGTATCGCATGAGCCGAGCGACATTCTGGAGAATGAACGGACAGAGGATGTAATACGTAAGCAAGGATTCAAGCTCGTCATCCAGTCCTCCCGCCCACAGCAGGATCTTGCCGACTATCTGCGTTCGATGGCCTATGTACGGGAGGTGAAGCTGGGAGCGAAGACGCAGATCCTCGAGTCGGCAGTTGCAGCCGAGCAGCCCCATGAGAAGCGTGAAAATGTGCAGCAATCCATGATCAGCGTTCATGTTGGCAAGCTGGATCAACTCATGAATCTGGTCGGCGAGCTCGTCATTGCGGAGGCGATGGTGACTCAGCATGAGGAGCTGAAGGGGTTGTCAGACCACTTTCAAAAGTCTGCGGTCCATCTTCGGAAAATTACGGGCGAGCTTCAAGATATTATAATGTCGATTCGCATGGTTCCACTCGCTACGACCTTCCACAAAATGCATCGTGTTGTACGGGATATGAGCAAAAAATTAGAAAAAGAGGTGGACATTCAAATTATTGGGGAGGAGACGGAGGTCGATAAGCATATTATCGAGCATATCTCCGATCCGCTGATGCATCTGGTTCGGAATGCGATAGATCATGGCATCGAGCCCAGGGAGGAACGTCTTGCAGCCGACAAGCCAGCGTGCGGAACGCTTACCCTGGAGGCGAGCAATGCCGGGAATGATGTCATAATCAGTGTAATGGATGATGGAAGGGGACTGGATAAGGATAAAATTTGGAGGCGTGCCGTGCAGCAGGGCCTGGTCTCTGGAGAGCAGGGTGCTGTAAGCGACAGGGATCTATATAATCTCGTATTTCTCCCTGGCTTCTCCACCAAGGAAAGTGTGACCGAGTTCAGTGGTCGCGGAGTCGGAATGGATGTTGCCTTCAAAAATATCGAGATGGTCGGAGGAACGATCATTGTCGATAGTGTCAAAGGCGAGGGCACGTCCATCTCCCTTAAAATTCCGCTGACGCTGGCTATTATCGATGGCATGAATATCCGAGTGGGGCCATCGCGATATACGGTGCCGATCACTGCCATTCAGGAGTCATTCAAGCCGAAGCAGGAGGCGCTTCTGAAGGACACCGATGGCAATGAAATGATTATGGTGCGGGGAGAATGCTATCCTATCATGAGGTTAAGCTCCTTGTTGAACAAGGATTGCGATGGGGTGAATCTGACAGACGGTGTTCTTGTGGTCGTCGAGCAGGATGGACGCCGGTTATGTCTGCTGGTCGATGAGTTGTTGGGTCAACAACAGGTTGTCGTCAAAAGCTTGCCCGCCTATATTCGCAACATGAAGCGCATCGAAGGACTTGCTGGATGCACATTACTGGGGGATGGCAACATCAGTCTCATTCTGGATGTGGCCGCACTGATTGGGCCTGCTGTAAGAAGCCTGGAGGGATGA
- a CDS encoding chemotaxis protein CheW produces MSSRVAEEAYSEEDAQKDQYLTFLLGSEQYGIDIAYVTEIIGIQAITEVPQLPEYIRGIMNLRGKIIPVMDVRLRFNKPFRAYNDRTCIIVVDIRELSIGLIVDGVVEVISILGDAIVPPPEMKQGNSRYIRGIGKVGDEVKLLLDCDKLLSYDEAEGLLGTQ; encoded by the coding sequence TTGAGTAGCAGAGTTGCAGAGGAAGCCTATTCAGAAGAGGATGCGCAAAAGGATCAATATTTGACGTTTCTGCTGGGAAGTGAGCAGTATGGGATTGACATAGCTTATGTTACCGAAATTATCGGTATACAGGCTATTACCGAGGTGCCCCAATTGCCGGAGTATATAAGAGGGATCATGAATCTGCGTGGCAAGATTATACCGGTGATGGATGTGCGCCTTCGCTTCAACAAGCCGTTTCGTGCATATAATGACCGGACCTGCATTATTGTGGTCGACATCCGGGAGCTATCGATTGGACTCATTGTTGACGGGGTCGTGGAGGTCATCTCTATCCTTGGGGACGCCATCGTGCCGCCGCCCGAAATGAAGCAAGGCAACAGCCGTTACATACGGGGAATTGGCAAGGTAGGAGATGAGGTCAAGCTGCTGCTGGATTGCGATAAGCTGCTTAGCTACGACGAAGCGGAGGGCTTGCTCGGAACGCAATAG
- the cheB gene encoding chemotaxis-specific protein-glutamate methyltransferase CheB, which translates to MRSRAIKVLIVEDSLLFREVICRGISSDAAIHVVATASDPYEASEEIARHRPDVMLCDVQMPRMNGIAFIRQLLPQYQLPVVVVSSVSEAVLDALKAGAVDFVPKPDMGSAPKVERFILQLIRTIKGAAGSRAKVDPLGPAAPSKGADFDPSQSSTDIIAIGASTGGTEAIAALLRSLPAGMPGIVIVQHIPPVFSKMFAQRLDQSLPLHVREAADGDRVAPGDVLIAPGDHHMELVSSASGYKVRCFRGDKVNGHCPSVDVLFQSVAKEVGKRSAGIILTGMGYDGARGLLAMRRRGAVTLAQDEASSVVYGMPKAAFELGAAQQQVALSRMGQMLLSLL; encoded by the coding sequence ATGCGCTCAAGAGCCATCAAGGTGCTTATCGTTGAGGATTCGCTGTTATTTCGCGAAGTCATCTGCAGGGGGATCAGCTCAGATGCTGCCATTCATGTCGTGGCCACCGCATCTGATCCCTATGAGGCGTCCGAAGAGATAGCGCGGCATCGGCCGGATGTGATGCTGTGTGATGTGCAGATGCCTCGCATGAATGGCATTGCCTTCATTCGTCAGTTGCTGCCGCAATACCAGTTGCCGGTCGTCGTTGTCAGCTCGGTGAGCGAGGCCGTGCTGGATGCGCTGAAGGCTGGAGCGGTTGATTTCGTGCCTAAGCCGGATATGGGCTCGGCTCCTAAGGTGGAACGGTTTATTCTGCAGCTCATCCGCACGATCAAGGGGGCTGCGGGCTCGCGAGCCAAGGTGGACCCTCTAGGTCCCGCTGCTCCTTCCAAGGGGGCTGACTTTGATCCGTCTCAATCCAGTACGGATATAATTGCAATCGGCGCCTCGACAGGAGGAACGGAGGCCATTGCTGCACTGCTGCGCAGCTTGCCTGCCGGAATGCCGGGCATCGTGATCGTGCAGCATATCCCCCCCGTCTTCTCCAAGATGTTCGCTCAGCGGCTGGATCAATCCTTGCCCCTGCATGTCCGCGAGGCAGCGGACGGGGATCGGGTAGCGCCTGGGGATGTATTGATTGCGCCAGGAGACCATCATATGGAGCTAGTCTCCAGTGCCAGCGGCTACAAGGTGCGCTGCTTTCGCGGTGACAAGGTGAATGGGCATTGCCCTTCGGTGGATGTGCTGTTTCAATCGGTTGCCAAAGAGGTGGGCAAGCGCAGCGCTGGTATTATATTGACGGGGATGGGCTATGACGGTGCCAGGGGATTGCTCGCCATGCGACGCCGAGGGGCAGTGACACTGGCTCAGGATGAGGCTTCCTCAGTAGTCTATGGCATGCCCAAGGCAGCCTTCGAGCTAGGCGCTGCCCAGCAGCAGGTGGCATTGTCACGGATGGGTCAGATGCTGCTCTCTCTGCTATAG
- a CDS encoding ATP-dependent DNA helicase, which translates to MNNYPFSYDPSQPFVQQASDWIADVFYERLPEAGFDIRDEQIYMAFQLEQAFSNKQTIFAEAGVGTGKTLVYLLYAVLYARYTGKPAVIACADESLIEQLVKPEGDIAKLARYLELQVDARLAKSPHQYVCLNKLDAQLQGEDAAAGRYLPIYTGLPDFVHKPAALQTFTPYGSRQQYPELDDQEWSRISWDIFQDCLICPQRHRCGQSISRDHYRKATDLIICSHDFYMEHVWTYDSRKREGQLPLLPEHSAVVFDEGHLLETASQKALTYKLKHQVYEQIIVRLLEGEVREQLAQAIEDSITCSEALFDLLGQYSRIVPGSDRREVLLHERLLRAVAEFRERIAQIEEEVALESGLFSLDGYQLKIVEEHMEMIGVALSLFQRPEQLIVWLTDGEDGLTLVIMPKLVKEVLHEKVFAKPMPIVFSSATMSVNGSFDYIAQGLGVSNYLSFSVSSPYNYKEQVQIELVQQASLEHKLDKVYQRLEAEDGGGALLLFPSFEELGQFRQALRDSPLPTARNIWFEGTAEISHLIHEFQQDEQSVLCAVTLWEGLDIPGPSLSHVMIWSLPFPPHDAVFAALRQEADDPFEQVDFPYMSLRLKQGMGRLIRTQSDTGTITIFGDGCAEERLKELIARFM; encoded by the coding sequence TTGAACAACTACCCTTTCTCTTATGATCCAAGTCAGCCGTTTGTCCAGCAAGCAAGCGACTGGATTGCAGATGTATTTTATGAACGATTGCCTGAGGCGGGCTTTGATATTCGTGACGAGCAAATCTATATGGCATTTCAACTAGAGCAGGCCTTCAGCAACAAACAGACGATATTTGCCGAGGCGGGTGTCGGGACGGGAAAGACATTGGTCTATTTGCTATATGCTGTGCTCTACGCCAGATATACTGGGAAGCCAGCGGTTATTGCCTGCGCGGATGAATCGCTAATTGAGCAGTTGGTGAAGCCGGAGGGAGACATTGCCAAGCTGGCCCGCTATCTTGAATTGCAGGTGGATGCCCGGCTCGCCAAGTCCCCCCACCAATATGTGTGCTTGAACAAGTTGGATGCGCAGCTCCAGGGAGAGGATGCTGCCGCAGGACGTTATCTTCCCATCTATACCGGTCTTCCTGACTTCGTTCACAAGCCGGCTGCTTTGCAGACCTTCACTCCGTATGGCAGCAGGCAGCAATACCCGGAGCTGGATGACCAGGAGTGGAGCCGAATTTCATGGGACATCTTCCAGGATTGCCTCATCTGTCCCCAGCGCCATCGATGCGGGCAGAGCATCTCCCGCGACCACTATCGCAAGGCAACGGATCTCATTATTTGCTCGCATGATTTCTATATGGAGCATGTATGGACCTATGACAGCCGCAAGCGAGAAGGACAACTGCCGTTATTGCCCGAGCACAGCGCTGTTGTGTTTGACGAGGGGCATCTGCTGGAGACGGCTTCTCAGAAAGCGTTGACGTATAAACTCAAGCACCAGGTGTATGAACAGATTATTGTAAGGCTGCTCGAAGGCGAGGTACGGGAGCAGCTTGCCCAGGCTATAGAGGACTCGATTACATGCAGCGAAGCGCTATTTGACTTGCTGGGTCAGTATAGCCGCATTGTTCCCGGCTCTGATCGGCGGGAGGTATTGCTCCATGAGCGCTTGCTGCGAGCCGTTGCCGAATTCAGAGAACGGATTGCGCAGATTGAGGAGGAAGTGGCGCTTGAGAGCGGCTTGTTCTCGTTGGATGGCTATCAACTGAAGATTGTTGAAGAGCATATGGAGATGATCGGGGTTGCGCTGTCCTTGTTCCAGCGGCCGGAACAGTTGATTGTGTGGCTGACGGATGGCGAGGATGGGCTGACACTGGTCATTATGCCCAAGCTGGTCAAAGAGGTGTTGCATGAGAAGGTGTTTGCCAAGCCGATGCCGATTGTGTTCTCCTCAGCGACCATGTCGGTGAACGGCTCATTTGACTATATTGCCCAAGGACTTGGTGTATCCAATTATCTTTCATTTTCGGTATCCTCTCCTTACAACTATAAGGAACAGGTGCAGATTGAGCTTGTTCAGCAAGCATCCCTGGAGCATAAGCTGGATAAGGTGTATCAGCGGCTGGAAGCGGAGGATGGAGGCGGAGCCTTGCTCTTGTTCCCGTCTTTTGAGGAGCTGGGGCAGTTCAGACAGGCGCTTCGCGATTCGCCGCTGCCCACCGCACGGAACATATGGTTTGAAGGGACAGCCGAGATCAGCCATCTTATTCATGAATTCCAGCAGGATGAACAGAGTGTATTATGTGCCGTCACCCTCTGGGAGGGGCTGGATATTCCAGGGCCGTCCTTGTCGCATGTCATGATCTGGTCGCTGCCATTCCCGCCCCATGATGCTGTATTTGCCGCACTTCGGCAAGAAGCGGACGATCCGTTTGAACAGGTGGATTTTCCATATATGTCATTAAGGCTCAAGCAGGGGATGGGAAGACTGATCCGTACACAGTCGGACACAGGAACCATAACGATCTTTGGCGATGGCTGCGCTGAAGAAAGGTTGAAAGAACTAATCGCGAGATTTATGTAG
- a CDS encoding AAA family ATPase — MVGGEAKGRLLFVVGGAGAGKTTLAKALAVRNSFPLLDMDTLLRPAAIALMTASGLDPEDRDSAQYKALCRDLGYRITMDAALENVKLGLSVLIIGPFTRETEEPSWIESELGRIGASLQEVEVKVVVVTLQDEQTYYERITKRASRLDEWKLQHWSEFRHSLSPRTIRWPLPEGSVLYYDNSEMLEDNGLAVVERFLVGG; from the coding sequence ATGGTTGGAGGAGAAGCCAAAGGAAGGTTGCTCTTTGTCGTAGGGGGAGCTGGAGCGGGAAAGACGACATTGGCTAAAGCGTTGGCCGTCCGAAACTCATTTCCTCTGCTCGATATGGATACGTTGCTTCGTCCAGCCGCAATCGCACTGATGACGGCTTCAGGGTTAGACCCCGAAGACCGAGATTCTGCACAATACAAAGCATTATGCAGAGATCTGGGCTATAGGATCACGATGGATGCGGCGCTTGAAAATGTAAAGCTTGGCTTGAGTGTGCTGATTATCGGCCCGTTCACGCGAGAGACAGAGGAGCCGTCCTGGATCGAATCGGAGCTGGGACGGATCGGTGCTTCACTTCAGGAGGTGGAAGTGAAGGTGGTGGTGGTGACCTTGCAGGATGAACAGACCTACTACGAACGAATCACCAAGCGAGCCTCCAGGCTGGATGAATGGAAGCTCCAGCATTGGAGCGAGTTTCGCCATTCCTTGTCTCCGAGAACAATCCGTTGGCCGCTGCCCGAGGGCAGCGTGCTGTACTATGACAATTCCGAGATGCTGGAGGATAACGGACTTGCGGTAGTGGAGCGTTTTTTGGTAGGTGGATAA
- a CDS encoding CYTH domain-containing protein, with translation MELEIERKYMLNANLAELQESGTLKVVREQRIEQTYLAIDEDQELRVRRLTDVASGEVEYTHTFKRGNGLIREEVEYSISAQIYEQLIRACGAVPLTKNRITAEFNRRKVEIDVYDQLQLTVLEVEFRSEQEAAAFRAPDWFGLDISTERQYSNKQVWSKLQEGSV, from the coding sequence ATGGAGCTTGAAATTGAACGGAAGTATATGCTGAATGCGAATCTGGCGGAATTACAGGAGAGCGGGACACTCAAGGTGGTGCGGGAGCAGCGCATTGAGCAGACCTATCTGGCGATTGATGAGGATCAGGAGTTGCGCGTGCGGAGATTGACGGATGTTGCAAGCGGCGAGGTGGAATATACCCATACCTTCAAACGGGGCAATGGCTTGATACGGGAGGAGGTTGAGTATTCTATCTCAGCCCAAATCTATGAACAGTTGATTCGCGCCTGCGGGGCTGTGCCCTTGACCAAGAACCGCATAACCGCCGAATTCAATCGAAGAAAAGTTGAGATTGACGTGTATGATCAATTGCAATTGACCGTGCTGGAGGTGGAATTTCGTTCGGAGCAGGAGGCTGCGGCTTTCCGAGCACCGGATTGGTTCGGGCTGGACATTAGCACCGAACGCCAGTATAGCAACAAGCAGGTGTGGAGCAAGCTGCAGGAAGGCAGTGTGTAA
- a CDS encoding DinB family protein — protein MEQVLRMFHHLEWADRRVLEALRAAPGADQALKLFAHLLSAEQIWLARLQGEKQDGVELWPELSLEECSSLLECNRVGYVSYLEKLDLINLGADCSYTNTKGEPFVTKVGDILTHVALHGSYHRGQVMALLSREGLSVVTTDYIQFVREMNSL, from the coding sequence ATGGAACAGGTTCTACGTATGTTTCACCATCTGGAATGGGCGGATCGTCGTGTGTTGGAAGCGCTGCGTGCTGCGCCTGGCGCAGATCAGGCGCTCAAGCTGTTTGCACATCTACTTAGCGCCGAGCAGATCTGGCTGGCTCGCCTTCAAGGGGAGAAGCAAGATGGGGTGGAGTTATGGCCTGAGCTGTCGCTCGAGGAATGCTCCAGTCTGCTTGAATGCAATCGTGTGGGCTATGTCAGCTATCTCGAGAAGCTGGATCTTATAAATCTGGGAGCGGACTGCTCTTACACGAATACGAAAGGCGAGCCGTTTGTTACGAAGGTCGGGGATATATTAACTCATGTTGCGCTTCATGGCAGCTATCATCGAGGGCAAGTGATGGCTCTGCTCAGCAGGGAGGGTCTGTCGGTTGTCACCACCGACTATATTCAATTTGTGCGTGAGATGAATTCATTGTAG
- a CDS encoding CheR family methyltransferase, with product MAISADEFSALAEYIRLHYGIHLKQEKRSMLMSRLEPLLHEYGLSSYQELLRLVTSHRDGDAALKLVDRITTNHTFFMRESAHFQYLLDKVLPELAPRIVDRDLRSWSAGCSFGQEPYTLAMVMDQYLGAEKSRWDSRVLATDLSAAALEAALQGEYTQDAIQPLPAGWRSAYFRRLPSGNFQAADFLKREVIFRRFNLMQETFPFKARFHFIFCRNVMIYFDEATKLRLLRRFYDSLEPGGYLFIGHSETIDRRLSGFRYMIPSVYRKEGTLLG from the coding sequence ATGGCGATTAGTGCAGATGAATTCAGCGCCCTGGCGGAGTATATTCGGCTGCATTACGGAATTCATCTGAAGCAAGAGAAGCGGTCGATGCTGATGTCACGGCTGGAGCCGCTGCTGCATGAGTATGGGCTGAGCAGCTATCAGGAGCTGCTGCGGCTCGTCACCTCACATCGTGATGGCGATGCGGCGCTCAAGCTAGTTGACCGAATTACGACGAATCATACCTTTTTTATGCGTGAATCGGCACACTTTCAATATTTGCTGGACAAGGTGCTGCCCGAGCTGGCGCCGCGCATCGTGGACCGCGACTTGCGTTCGTGGAGCGCGGGCTGCTCCTTCGGGCAAGAGCCGTATACGCTCGCCATGGTGATGGATCAATATCTCGGGGCGGAGAAGTCGCGCTGGGATAGCAGAGTGCTGGCTACCGATCTGTCTGCGGCAGCGCTTGAGGCAGCGTTGCAGGGAGAATACACGCAAGACGCGATCCAGCCGTTGCCTGCCGGGTGGCGATCCGCTTATTTTCGCAGGTTGCCGAGCGGCAACTTCCAGGCGGCTGATTTCCTCAAGCGTGAGGTGATATTCAGAAGGTTCAATCTGATGCAAGAGACGTTCCCGTTCAAGGCGCGGTTTCATTTTATTTTTTGTCGCAATGTCATGATCTATTTTGATGAGGCGACGAAGCTGAGGCTGCTGCGTCGTTTCTATGACAGCCTGGAGCCTGGCGGTTATCTGTTCATCGGCCATTCCGAGACCATCGACAGGCGATTGTCTGGCTTCCGCTATATGATTCCTTCTGTCTACCGCAAGGAGGGGACCCTATTGGGGTAA
- a CDS encoding methyl-accepting chemotaxis protein translates to MQWLYDMKLGKKILASFIMVAMIAGVVGVIGVLNIRKIDKNYSKMYLDYGVSIGNLGQAGINFHMIRNSVRDILLHVDSQKQQATLATIKGLDEELTKLLDTYERSINSEEMRAQFKSLQQSREEYRVLRDQTITLAMDGRTEEGLRTLSQATPYSDQVGELLDLMFDQKRTAGLALSEEYSGVTSNTVMTMVAVVVAAILIAIGLGVFISRIITRPVNKLVATANQIADGDLDVRIEAHSQDEVGVLAQAFRKMTDNMNHVLNNIQTASEQVASGARQVSESGQLLSQGAAEQASSVEQLTASVEQISVQTQLNASTAEQANRLAEDAKGTAVKGNEQMQQMLAAMDDINLSSESISKIIKVIDEIAFQTNILALNAAVEAARAGQHGKGFAVVAEEVRNLAARSAGAAKETTDLIEGSIRKVKDGMHIAGETAAALNQIVEGITRAAELVGNISEASNEQAAGISQINQGIMQVSQVVQTNSATSEESAAASEQLSSQAALLKEQVGRFKLKKSGRSTYRELDELNPEVLRMLENLSARRHAELDDEYADGYREAAATPVKITLHDKDFGKY, encoded by the coding sequence ATGCAATGGTTGTACGATATGAAGCTGGGCAAAAAGATATTGGCTTCCTTTATCATGGTGGCGATGATCGCAGGGGTTGTAGGGGTAATCGGTGTGCTGAACATTCGGAAGATTGACAAGAATTATTCCAAGATGTACCTGGATTACGGAGTGTCGATCGGAAATTTGGGACAAGCAGGCATTAATTTCCATATGATTCGCAATAGTGTTCGTGACATTCTGCTACATGTCGACTCCCAAAAGCAGCAAGCTACACTGGCAACCATCAAAGGGCTGGATGAGGAGTTGACGAAGCTGCTCGATACGTATGAGCGCAGCATTAACAGCGAGGAGATGCGTGCCCAGTTCAAGAGCCTCCAGCAGAGTCGGGAGGAATATCGCGTGTTGCGTGATCAGACGATCACGCTCGCTATGGATGGACGGACAGAGGAGGGACTCCGTACCCTGTCCCAAGCCACGCCTTACTCTGACCAGGTGGGTGAGCTGTTAGACCTGATGTTCGATCAGAAGCGGACAGCGGGACTGGCGCTGTCTGAGGAATATTCAGGCGTGACTAGCAATACGGTGATGACGATGGTGGCCGTGGTAGTCGCTGCGATTCTCATTGCCATCGGCCTTGGAGTATTCATATCCCGGATTATTACCCGCCCGGTTAACAAGCTGGTAGCGACAGCGAACCAGATCGCCGATGGCGACCTGGATGTCCGCATAGAAGCCCACTCTCAAGACGAGGTTGGTGTATTGGCACAAGCCTTCCGCAAGATGACGGACAATATGAACCATGTGCTCAACAACATACAGACGGCTTCCGAGCAGGTAGCGTCCGGCGCGCGGCAAGTATCCGAGTCCGGCCAACTGTTGTCTCAGGGTGCGGCGGAGCAGGCCAGCTCTGTCGAGCAGTTGACCGCATCCGTGGAGCAAATCTCTGTGCAGACCCAACTGAACGCCTCAACTGCCGAGCAGGCGAACCGTCTGGCAGAGGATGCCAAAGGGACAGCCGTGAAGGGCAATGAGCAGATGCAGCAGATGCTTGCGGCCATGGATGACATTAATCTGTCCTCCGAGAGCATCTCCAAGATTATTAAGGTCATCGACGAGATTGCCTTCCAGACCAACATATTGGCGCTGAATGCTGCGGTGGAAGCGGCGCGGGCGGGCCAGCATGGCAAAGGCTTTGCGGTTGTGGCCGAAGAGGTGCGCAATCTGGCGGCCCGCTCAGCAGGCGCTGCCAAGGAGACGACCGATCTCATCGAGGGCTCGATTCGCAAGGTGAAGGATGGTATGCATATTGCAGGAGAAACAGCGGCGGCTCTGAATCAGATTGTGGAGGGAATCACGCGCGCCGCCGAGCTGGTAGGCAACATTTCTGAGGCATCCAATGAGCAGGCAGCAGGCATCTCGCAAATCAACCAGGGCATCATGCAGGTCTCCCAGGTTGTGCAGACAAACTCGGCCACTTCAGAGGAGAGCGCGGCAGCCAGCGAGCAGTTGTCGTCCCAGGCGGCGCTGCTGAAGGAGCAGGTTGGACGCTTCAAGCTCAAGAAGTCGGGACGCAGCACCTACCGCGAGCTGGACGAGCTAAACCCGGAGGTGCTTCGTATGCTGGAGAATCTGTCTGCAAGACGCCATGCCGAGCTGGATGATGAATATGCTGACGGCTACAGGGAAGCCGCCGCCACTCCCGTCAAGATCACGCTTCACGATAAGGATTTCGGAAAATATTGA
- a CDS encoding helix-turn-helix domain-containing protein encodes MYSVKKRLRQLRQELGLTMSEFSQQIHVSAGNVGDWESEKRSSTPGAKALIAIANTYNVSLDWLLLGKNVPFPAESKPTSNSTLIEELQITIEGEEDYRSPPNSVAVKQLIAVTQDLCEQDVHLLFQLALRIKELASHRTS; translated from the coding sequence TTGTATTCTGTTAAGAAAAGACTGAGACAATTAAGGCAAGAGCTGGGATTGACAATGTCTGAATTTTCACAGCAAATTCACGTATCAGCGGGAAATGTTGGAGATTGGGAAAGCGAAAAAAGATCCTCCACCCCTGGAGCGAAGGCACTCATAGCGATCGCCAACACGTATAACGTTTCACTGGATTGGCTGCTGCTGGGCAAGAATGTCCCCTTCCCGGCAGAATCCAAGCCTACGAGTAACAGCACATTGATTGAGGAGCTTCAAATAACGATCGAAGGAGAAGAGGATTACCGCTCTCCGCCAAATTCCGTTGCGGTTAAGCAACTTATTGCTGTCACTCAGGACTTGTGCGAACAGGATGTACACCTCCTTTTTCAACTCGCGCTTCGTATAAAAGAATTAGCCTCTCATCGCACTAGCTAA